Proteins encoded within one genomic window of Vanrija pseudolonga chromosome 3, complete sequence:
- the cbs2 gene encoding 5'-AMP-activated protein kinase subunit gamma: protein MSSLSSSAAPAGGDGPTRLPSISRAGRRSSQSASGTGVVRRPSRATHPPVVPSKPLTHHEALEALRAFLKERSSYDVFPVSFRLIVLDSQLKVKKALDVMLLYGVVSAPLWNTTSATFAGMFTVQDVIHLIQFYYHTSSWEGATADVEQFRLQSLRDIERELHVPPPPLLSIHPLQPLIDACKFLIQTHARRLPLIDKDSQTGGEVVISVLTQYRVLKFIAMNCRDITQYLTAGVQELGIGTYVKDPTPENPFHPIATATLQTTVFDVVHMFSELGISAVPIVDDEGKVVNLYETVDVITLVRLGAYQSLDFTIAQALKQRALDFPGVVTCHPKDSLGAVFSLIKIRRVHRLVVVAGADDPQPGRLVGVISLSDIMRHLINDGVLPQHMPAPDEVAESAIEEDS, encoded by the exons ATGTCCAGCCTGTCATCCTCAGCGGccccggccggcggcgatggccCAACTCGCCTCCCTTCCATTTCGCGGGCCGGTCGCCGATCCTCTCAATCTGCATCGGGTACTGGTGTCGTTCGACGACCTTCACGAGCTACGCACCCCCCAGTTGTGCCCTCCAAGCCCCTTACCCATCATGAGGCGCTGGAAGCACTCCGTGCGTTCCTCAAAGAGCGTTCATCATATGACGTCTTCCCTGTCAGCTTTCGTTTGATTGTCCTGGACAGTCAACTGAAGGTCAAGAAGGCCCTCGACGTCATGTTACTTTACG GTGTCGTGTCTGCACCTCTGTGGAACACGACCAGCGCGACCTTTGCTGGCATGTTCACGGTCCAAGATGTCATTCATCTCATCCAGTTCTACTACCATACCTCGAGTTGGGAAGGAGCAACTGCCGATGTGGAGCAGTTCAGGCTGCAGAGCCTCAGAG ACATTGAACGCGAACTGCACGTTCCCCCTCCACCCCTGCTCTCCATTCATCCCCTCCAACCCCTAATCGATGCCTGCAAGTTCTTGATTCAGACACATGCCCGTCGTCTCCCCTTGATAGACAAGGACTCCCAGACAGGCGGTGAGGTGGTGATCAGTGTCTTGACCCAGTACCGAGTGCTCAAGTTCATTGCCATGAAC TGTCGTGATATCACTCAGTACTTGACAGCCGGTGTCCAAGAGCTGGGCATTGGAACCTACGTCAAGGACCCAACTCCAGAGAACCCGTTCCACCCCATTGCGACTGCTACGCTTCAGACCACCGTCTTTGACGTCGTTCACATGTTCTCCGAGCTGGGAATCAGTGCCGTTCCCATTGTTGATGATGAAGGAAAGGTGGTCAACCTTTACGAGACTGTGGACGTTATT ACCCTCGTGCGGCTTGGCGCGTATCAGTCCTTGGACTTTACGATTGCCCAGGCGCTTAAGCAGCGTGCGCTGGACTTCCCGGGCGTTGTAACATGCCATCCCAAGGATTCGCTGGGCGCCGTGTTCTCGTTGATCAAGATTCGACGTGTCCATCGCttagtcgtcgtcgctggcgccgacgacccccAGCCCGGTCGCTTGGTTGGCGTGATCAGCTTGAGCGACATTATGAGGCACCTCATT AACGATGGTGTTCTTCCTCAGCACATGCCAGCACctgacgaggtggccgagtcggccatTGAGGAGGACAGCTGA
- the UMAG_10205 gene encoding Small glutamine-rich tetratricopeptide repeat-containing protein 2 — protein MADARKKQLAFNIIDFLRTSSEDGTVKEDDKESMEVAIQCIAESFGVDPDSAEDQAAYSIKPASLLNLLDVLAKTRSKNTGAGAGASAAATPAPAAAAAASSAASDAEDKKKAETLKAEGNALMSKKQHQAAIDKYTEAIKLNPNPVFYSNRAAAWGALGKHEQAAEDAERAIDLDPNFSKGYSRLAHAEFSLGNYQKAVDAYEDGLKIDPTNANMKASLATAKTRLAEQAPSDLREAAPAAGAGGAGGMPDLSSLASMLGGAGGGGMPDIASMMRNPQMMAMAQQMMSNGGLERLMANPALRQMAENMQGGGGMPDFNALAQDPAMRDLAQQFMGGGGAGGAGQGR, from the exons ATGGCGGACGCAAGGAAAAAGCAGCTCGCCTTCAACAT CATCGACTTCCTCCGTACCTCGTCCGAGGACGGTACCGTGAaggaggacgacaaggagagCATGGAGGTTGCGA TCCAGTGCATTGCCGAGTCGTTTGGCGTGGACCCAGACTCGGCCGAGGACCAGGCAGCGTACTCGATCAAGCCTGCTAGCCTGCTCAacctgctcgacgtgctcgccaagACGAGGAGCAAGAacactggcgccggcgccggcgcctctgctgctgctacccctgcccctgccgctgctgctgctgcttcgtCGGCAGCATCCGAtgccgaggacaagaagaaggccgagacgctcaaggccgagggcaacGCTTTGATGTCCAAGAAGCAGCACCAGGCTGCCATTGACAAGTACACCGAGGCGATCAAgctcaaccccaaccccgTCTTCTACTCGAACCGTGCCGCCGCTTGGGGAGCCCTCGGCAagcacgagcaggcggccgaggacgccgagcgcgccatcGACCTTGACCCCAACTTCTCCAAGGGCTACTCCCGCCTGGC ccaTGCCGAGTTCTCCCTCGGAAACTACCAGAAGGCAGTCGACGCGTACGAGGACGGCCTCAAGATCGACCCCACAAACGCCAACATGAAGGCTTCGCTCGCGACGGCCAAGACCCgtctcgccgagcaggcccCCTCCGACCTCCGCGAGGCTGCGccagctgctggcgccggtggtgcgggcggcATGCCCGACCTCTCGTCGCTTGCCAgcatgctcggcggcgccggcggcggcggcatgccgGACATTGCTTCGATGATGCGCAACCCCCAGATGATGGCCAT GGCTCAGCAGATGATGTCCAACGGCGGATTGGAGCGCCTCATGGCCAACCCTGCGCTTCGTCAGATGGCCGAGAACatgcagggcggcggcggcatgcccGACTTCAACGCTCTCGCCCAGGACCCTGCCATGCGCGACCT TGCCCAGCAGTTCATGGGCggaggtggtgctggcggtgccggccAGGGACGATAG